One genomic window of Fusarium fujikuroi IMI 58289 draft genome, chromosome FFUJ_chr01 includes the following:
- a CDS encoding probable histone deacetylase HosA: MDMDSYRYRVPKPNYLPHIADEDRDNSVVEEFSNQPLGLASEMDNAKFYNKCKRLAEESGITRPKGYNVSFHCNPDIEKHHFGVTHPMKPWRLTLSKSLIYSYGMSFAMDNYISRAATYEELAEFHSSDYLDFLGTVLPEPVPRDLENQGVDLKFNLGGSDCPLFDGLFNYCSLSAGGSLDAARKICSKQSDIAISWGGGLHHAKRSEASGFCYINDIVIAILELLRYYPRVLYIDIDVHHGDGVEEAFFSTDRVMTVSFHKYDPNNFFPGTGALDDNGPKSEHNPGAHHAFNVPLNDGITDEQYDHLFNTVIGKIVEKFRPGAIALQCGADSLAGDRLGRFNLQVQGHGACVKFCKEMGIPMILFGGGGYTPRNVARAWTYETSIAINAQDKINPILPEHAPWRDHFRQDTLFPTLEQILGEPRVNRNPPKRLQEIVQHVTEQLRFVEAAPSVQLQTIPPDLGAIRDDVEERLKEENEERRDEVRKAREAAIGTAMQL, from the coding sequence ATGGACATGGACTCATATAGGTACCGGGTGCCTAAACCCAACTACCTTCCCCATATTGCAGACGAGGATCGTGATAACTCGGTCGTTGAGGAGTTCTCCAATCAGCCACTGGGACTGGCTAGTGAGATGGACAATGCTAAATTCTACAACAAGTGCAAGCGTCTGGCTGAAGAGTCTGGTATCACAAGGCCCAAGGGTTACAACGTTTCCTTCCACTGCAACCCGGACATTGAGAAGCATCATTTTGGAGTCACTCATCCCATGAAACCGTGGCGATTAACCCTGTCCAAGAGTCTCATCTACTCTTACGGAATGTCATTCGCGATGGATAACTACATCTCCAGAGCCGCCACATATGAGGAGCTTGCAGAATTTCACTCTTCTGACTATCTAGATTTCCTTGGTACTGTACTTCCTGAGCCAGTACCTCGGGATCTCGAGAACCAAGGGGTTGACCTCAAGTTTAACCTTGGTGGCTCTGATTGTCCCCTCTTTGACGGCCTCTTCAATTACTGTTCATTATCAGCCGGTGGATCTCTTGATGCGGCCAGGAAGATTTGCTCTAAGCAGTCTGATATCGCCATTTCCTGGGGTGGCGGTCTTCATCATGCCAAGAGGTCTGAAGCGTCTGGATTTTGTTATATCAACGATATCGTGATCGCCATTCTTGAACTCCTTCGATACTACCCGCGAGTATTATACATCGACATCGATGTGCATCACGGAGacggtgttgaagaagccttttTTTCAACGGACAGAGTCATGACAGTCTCTTTTCACAAATATGACCCGAATAACTTCTTCCCGGGGACTGGCGCCCTCGATGACAACGGCCCTAAGAGCGAGCATAATCCGGGCGCTCACCATGCTTTCAACGTACCATTGAATGACGGTATCACTGATGAGCAATACGATCATTTATTCAACACTGTCATTGGCAAGATTGTGGAGAAATTCCGACCGGGTGCAATCGCTTTGCAATGCGGTGCGGATTCTTTGGCCGGCGATCGTCTGGGCCGTTTCAacctccaagttcaaggccaCGGTGCATGTGTCAAGTTCTGCAAAGAAATGGGCATCCCCATGATCCTCTTCGGAGGCGGCGGCTACACTCCCAGGAACGTGGCGAGGGCATGGACTTACGAGACGAGTATTGCTATTAATGCTCAAGACAAGATCAACCCCATTCTTCCAGAACATGCCCCATGGCGTGATCACTTCCGGCAGGATACCCTCTTTCCTACTCTGGAACAAATCCTGGGCGAGCCACGAGTGAATCGGAACCCCCCAAAGCGACTGCAAGAGATTGTGCAACATGTTACGGAACAGCTCCGGTTTGTGGAAGCAGCACCAAGCGTTCAGCTACAGACAATACCGCCAGATCTTGGTGCCATTAgagacgatgttgaggaacGGCTGAAGGAGGAAAACGAAGAGAGACGCGACGAGGTTCGGAAAGCCCGAGAAGCTGCAATCGGGACCGCCATGCAGCTTTGA
- a CDS encoding related to endo alpha-1,4 polygalactosaminidase precusor — protein sequence MVTFHQIALTVLAVGGSVSARRKDECRVASHVKAVEAKPAAAASSALFELSDFKPGVEWEIVLHQPIKHDTVADLIPSKAKVWDIDMGHGRDYPEMIPLLKGAGKFVICYFNAGALQSWDKDIKQFPKAVIGHSLAYPYDSEEWYLDIRDSTVLKLQKARLDVAAKIGCDAVDPDNVDAWQQDGEDPTGFKLKPSDYTKYLKNLAEYAHSIKTKDGNRLLVGQKNAPEVAEDLVSTLDFAVLESCRGTTDPDEENWPFCEDFQTYIDAGKPVLQIEYPPSVEKTGKLSSSDNAYYCTPKGEDKGFSKILKWASAQLDGWGQFCGEDPFHTPVINE from the exons ATGGTTACTTTCCATCAAATTGCCCTTACTGTTCTGGCTGTTGGCGGCTCTGTAAGCGCTCGTCGGAAGGACGAATGTCGGGTTGCTAGCCATGTCAAGGCGGTAGAGGCAAAGCCTGCCGccgcagcttcttcagctttgtTTGAGCTATCCGATTTCAAACCCGGCGTGGAATGGGAAATTGTCCTACACCAGCCTATCAAGCACGATACCGTTGCCGATTTGATCCCGTCCAAAGCCAAAGTATGGGACATCGATATGGGACATGGCCGCGATTATCCAGAGATGATTCCCCTGCTCAAG GGTGCTGGAAAGTTCGTGATCTGCTACTTCAACGCCGGGGCTCTTCAGTCATGGGACAAGGATATCAAACAATTTCCCAAGGCCGTTATTGGCCATTCCTTGGCCTATCCTTATGACAGTGAGGAGTGGTACCTCGACATTCGTGATTCAACAGTGCTCAAGCTTCAGAAAGCACGCCTTGACGTTGCTGCAAAGATTGGATGCGATGCAGTGGACCCTGACAACGTCGACGCCTGGCAGCAGGATGGCGAGGACCCTACAGGCTTCAAACTGAAGCCATCCGACTACACCAAATATCTCAAGAATCTCGCAGAGTACGCCCACTcaatcaagaccaaggatgGTAACCGTCTTCTCGTGGGCCAGAAGAATGCACCTGAAGTTGCTGAGGACCTTGTCTCAACCCTTGATTTCGCTGTCCTCGAGTCTTGCCGCGGCACTACGGATCCTGACGAGGAGAACTGGCCATTCTGTGAGGACTTCCAAACATACATCGACGCTGGCAAGCCTGTACTCCAGATTGAGTATCCTCCTTCTGTTGAGAAAACCGGTAAGCTCAGTTCATCCGATAATGCCTACTACTGCACCCCCAAGGGCGAGGATAAGGGTTTCAGCAAAATCTTGAAGTGGGCTTCTGCTCAACTTGACGGCTGGGGTCAGTTCTGTGGCGAGGATCCTTTCCACACTCCTGTCATCAACGAGTAG
- a CDS encoding related to MFS amino acid transporter: MSLNRVQSIETLTAPPGHGASIERRGSDASLRVRRLTFNPVPQDFETASLRPDEQHAQTVGAFEVPQWKRLLQIGAAVVHCLFAAGIGKSLIKTLSSMPVLKLEGAYSDVCKLSHYQSPAIDTNAISDDPQDTCVEIRLNLMFTVAAVGTNVAALPVGAILDHFGPRVCGLLGCLFLTTGTLLMAYAGSLPFDGLLPGYLFLALGGPFTYISSFQLSNAFPRHSGLILALLTGAFDSSSALFLVYRLIYNATEGSFTLRKFFLVYLIVPAVIFVSQIVVMPGQSYKTVGELVDQAAEADENIVVHSTSSTQQEIDEHTALLRDERREERERREAVVHDIENLLGSSKGDDQVEAKERQHIASGVWGVLHDRTVVDQIRSPWFILICLFTVVQMTRINFFVATIRPQYEAIFGDHDRAVRINTFFDVALPAGGIFAIPFIGTALDHVSTVLVLSTLVASGTLIGILGVLPFEWAAYTGIALFVLYRPFYYTAVSDYSAKVFGFRTFGTVYGLIICLSGLLNFSQSGLDVLFHETFNGNPVPVDIMLLVIGLVIGIALVVFVAAQLRRMHQKARAGIAQ, from the exons ATGTCGCTGAACCGTGTCCAAAGCATCGAGACGTTGACCGCTCCGCCCGGCCATGGCGCTTCGATTGAGAGGAGGGGGAGCGATGCGAGTTTGCGCGTCCGACGCTTGACTTTCAACCCTGTTCCTCAGGACTTCGAAACGGCTTCGTTGAGGCCAGATGAGCAGCATGCTCAGACTGTTGGGGCATTTGAGGTTCCTCAATGGAAGCGATTGC TCCAGATTGGTGCCGCAGTTGTACACTGTCTCTTCGCTGCGGGCATAGGCAAGTCTCTTATCAAAACCTTGTCATCCATG CCAGTCCTAAAGCTTGAAGGTGCATATTCTGATGTCTGCAAGCTCAGCCACTACCAAAGCCCAGCCATTGACACAAACGCTATCTCTGATGATCCCCAGGACACATGCGTTGAGATCAGGCTCAACCTGATGTTCACAGTCGCTGCCGTTGGGACAAACGTTGCAGCTCTTCCTGTTGGCGCAATTCTCGACCATTTTGGTCCTCGTGTATGTGGCTTGCTTGGATGTCTCTTCCTAACGACAGGCACATTACTTATGGCATATGCTGGATCCCTGCCTTTCGACGGTCTTCTCCCCGGATACCTGTTCCTCGCTCTCGGGGGCCCATTCACATACATCTCGTCTTTTCAGCTTTCCAATGCCTTCCCGCGACACTCAGGTCTCATCCTTGCGCTCTTGACCGGCGCTTTCGACTCTTCGAGTGCATTGTTTCTCGTTTATCGTTTGATCTACAATGCCACAGAGGGCAGCTTCACCCTGCGCAAATTCTTCCTCGTCTACTTGATTGTCCCTGCTGTGATATTTGTCAGTCAAATTGTTGTCATGCCTGGACAGTCTTACAAGACTGTCGGCGAGCTTGTCGACCAAGCTGCGGAAGCGGATGAAAACATTGTTGTGCACTCGACATCGAGCACGCAGCAGGAGATTGACGAGCATACAGCTTTGCTCCGCGATGAGCGTCGTGAAGAGAGGGAAAGGCGCGAAGCTGTTGTACATGATATCGAGAACCTCCTTGGTTCGTCCAAGGGTGATGACCAAGTTGAGGCCAAAGAGAGACAGCATATTGCATCCGGTGTCTGGGGAGTCCTCCATGACCGCACTGTGGTAGATCAAATCCGCTCTCCTTGgttcatcctcatctgccTTTTCACTGTCGTTCAAATGACACGCATCAACTTCTTTGTCGCGACCATTCGACCGCAGTACGAAGCCATCTTTGGCGACCACGATCGTGCTGTAAGGATCAATACTTTCTTCGATGTAGCCTTGCCAGCAGGTGGAATATTTGCGATTCCCTTCATCGGAACAGCGCTTGACCATGTCAGCACTGTTCTTGTGCTATCGACACTCGTTGCAAGTGGCACGCTCATTGGTATCTTGGGCGTCCTGCCCTTTGAGTGGGCAGCATATACAGGCATTGCACTCTTTGTCTTGTACCGTCCATTTTATTACACTGCCGTGTCCGACTACAGTGCAAAGGTGTTTGGTTTTCGAACCTTCGGAACTGTGTATGGCCTCATTATCTGCCTCTCGGGCTTGTTGAACTTCTCACAATCTGGCCTGGATGTTTTGTTCCACGAGACCTTCAACGGTAACCCAGTGCCCGTTGATATTATGCTTCTTGTCATAGGTCTTGTCATTGGTATTGCACTTGTGGTGTTTGTGGCAGCTCAACTGCGAAGGATGCACCAGAAAGCCAGAGCTGGCATTGCCCAGTGA
- a CDS encoding related to cell cycle regulation and aging protein, whose product MKNLITYTLAATLAAGATAQHHQHQHMHARRHAGSKVEKRDPDVITEYVVAATETVYELGGEEIDIQAAKAGLDGGSLVIVGESNPTYDAPAAPATSAAQPAKVSQPKKEVGAQFYESKTAAATTAVYSAPAATQSKASKPKSSKPKTSGSGSSYSGSSGATGVDKKFESGTIDCSEFPSDYGAVALDWLNLGGWSGIQYCPDYSSVSKLIYQIDTAISGDGCKPGAMCSYACPVGYQKTQWPSAQGSERESIGGLYCNKDGKLELTRDGYDTLCESGVGGVTIQNDLDEQVCTCRTDYPGTENMVIPAVAEPGSSVAVCNPNQDKYYVWDGVGTSAQYYVNKKGYTVKEACVWDSSTGKDAGNWAPVVLGVGMKNGLTFVSIFQNSPTSTALLDFNIEIKGGNKKCSYIDGQWSEGTGCTTAASEGQKITVRYF is encoded by the exons ATGAAGAACCTCATCACTTACACCCTTGCGGCTACGCTCGCCGCCGGTGCTACCGcccagcatcaccagcaccagcacatGCACGCTCGCCGCCACGCTGGCtccaaggtcgagaagcGTGACCCTGATGTTATCACCGAGTACGTTGTCGCCGCTACCGAGACCGTCTATGAGCTCGGTGGAGAGGAGATCGACATCCAGGCCGCCAAGGCTGGTCTCGATGGTGGTAGCCTCGTCATTGTTGGCGAGTCTAACCCTACCTACGATGCACCCGCAGCTCCTGCCACCAGTGCTGCTCAGCCCGCCAAGGTTTCtcagcccaagaaggaggtgGGCGCTCAATTCTATGAGTCCAAGACTGCTGCGGCTACTACTGCTGTCTACTCGGCCCCAGCCGCCACCCAATCCAAGGCCTCCAAGCCTAAGTCTTCCAAGCCTAAGACAAGTGGCTCCGGCTCCAGCTACAGTGGCTCCAGCGGCGCCACTGGTGTTGACAAGAAGTTCGAGAGCGGTACTATCGACTGCAGCGAGTTCCCCTCAGATTATGGTGCTGTTGCCCTCGACTGGTTGAACCTTGGCGGCTGGTCTGGTATCCAGTACTGCCCTGACTACAGCTCCGTGTCCAAGCTAATCTACCAGATCGACACTGCTATCTCTGGCGACGGTTGCAAGCCCGGTGCTATGTGCTCCTACGCTTGCCCCGTTGGCTACCAGAAGACCCAGTGGCCCTCTGCTCAAGGTTCCGAGCGTGAGTCTATTGGTGGACTCTACTGCAACAAGGACGGCAAGCTCGAACTGACCCGTGACGGTTACGACACTCTTTGCGAatctggtgttggtggtgtcaCCATTCAAAACGACCTCGACGAGCAGGTTTGCACTTGCCGAACTGACTACCCCGGAACTGAGAACATGGTTATCCCTGCTGTCGCTGAGCCTGGTAGCAGCGTCGCTGTCTGCAACCCCAATCAGGACAAGTACTATGTCTGGGACGGTGTAGGCACCTCAGCCCAATACTACGTCAACAAGAAGGGCTACACTGTCAAGGAGGCTTGTGTTTGGGACAGCTCCACGGGCAAGGATGCCGGTAACTGGGCACCTGTTGTACTCGGCGTTGGCATGAAGAACGGCTTGACCTTTGTCTCCATTTTCCAGAACTCGCCAACCAGCACTGCCCTCCTTGACTTCAACATTGAGATCAAGGGCGGTAACAAGAAGTGCTCCTACATCGACGGCCAGTGGAGCGAGGGAACTGGCTGCACC actgctgcttctgaggGCCAAAAGATTACTGTCCGATACTTTTAG